Proteins found in one Populus alba chromosome 14, ASM523922v2, whole genome shotgun sequence genomic segment:
- the LOC118041068 gene encoding uncharacterized protein isoform X1: MDSSPSRKSDSNVSELTPETQTSKRRKMVEKVVVRVRIGENARKLKNEGPPSDFWSWRKYGQKPIKGSPYPRGYYRCSTSKGCSAKKQVERCRTDASVLIVTYTSNHNHPGPDLHDSNVNPQPRDLETPPTDLEDHPITPKQERPEEETGERHDHPIMPSTDEDVTEGHNFHYLESPIRIPQDIMISQDYPFTENSQRSHDTLGIVFDEEPICCSRLMTFSAPKSEENNDFFDDLEELPTSSSFTSFARGNFFDERIPVVPS; this comes from the exons ATGGATAGTTCTCCCTCTAGAAAATCGGACTCTAATGTTTCCGAACTCACCCCAGAAACTCAGACATCTAAAAGAAG GAAGATGGTTGAGAAGGTTGTTGTTAGAGTGAGGATTGGAGAAAATGCTCGGAAATTAAAGAACGAAGGACCACCTTCTGATTTCTGGTCTTGGAGGAAATATGGGCAAAAACCCATTAAAGGATCTCCTTATCCAAG GGGCTATTACAGGTGCAGTACATCAAAGGGCTGTTCAGCCAAGAAACAAGTTGAAAGATGCAGGACAGATGCTTCGGTACTCATCGTTACTTACACCTCAAATCACAACCATCCAGGTCCTGATCTCCATGACTCTAACGTGAACCCACAACCAAGAGATCTCGAAACCCCACCGACTGATCTTGAAGATCATCCCATAACTCCCAAACAAGAGAGACCAGAAGAAGAAACAGGAGAAAGGCACGATCATCCCATCATGCCAAGCACTGATGAAGATGTCACTGAAGGTCACAATTTCCACTACTTAGAATCCCCAATAAGAATTCCTCAAGATATCATGATTAGCCAAGACTACCCTTTCACTGAGAACTCGCAGAGAAGTCATGACACCTTGGGTATTGTCTTCGACGAAGAGCCCATCTGTTGCTCCAGACTGATGACATTTTCAGCACCCAAATCAGAAGAGAACAATGACTTCTTTGATGACCTAGAAGAGCTCCCCACATCTTCATCTTTCACTAGCTTCGCGAGGGGCAATTTTTTCGATGAAAGGATTCCTGTTGTCCCTTCTTGA
- the LOC118041068 gene encoding uncharacterized protein isoform X2 — protein MVEKVVVRVRIGENARKLKNEGPPSDFWSWRKYGQKPIKGSPYPRGYYRCSTSKGCSAKKQVERCRTDASVLIVTYTSNHNHPGPDLHDSNVNPQPRDLETPPTDLEDHPITPKQERPEEETGERHDHPIMPSTDEDVTEGHNFHYLESPIRIPQDIMISQDYPFTENSQRSHDTLGIVFDEEPICCSRLMTFSAPKSEENNDFFDDLEELPTSSSFTSFARGNFFDERIPVVPS, from the exons ATGGTTGAGAAGGTTGTTGTTAGAGTGAGGATTGGAGAAAATGCTCGGAAATTAAAGAACGAAGGACCACCTTCTGATTTCTGGTCTTGGAGGAAATATGGGCAAAAACCCATTAAAGGATCTCCTTATCCAAG GGGCTATTACAGGTGCAGTACATCAAAGGGCTGTTCAGCCAAGAAACAAGTTGAAAGATGCAGGACAGATGCTTCGGTACTCATCGTTACTTACACCTCAAATCACAACCATCCAGGTCCTGATCTCCATGACTCTAACGTGAACCCACAACCAAGAGATCTCGAAACCCCACCGACTGATCTTGAAGATCATCCCATAACTCCCAAACAAGAGAGACCAGAAGAAGAAACAGGAGAAAGGCACGATCATCCCATCATGCCAAGCACTGATGAAGATGTCACTGAAGGTCACAATTTCCACTACTTAGAATCCCCAATAAGAATTCCTCAAGATATCATGATTAGCCAAGACTACCCTTTCACTGAGAACTCGCAGAGAAGTCATGACACCTTGGGTATTGTCTTCGACGAAGAGCCCATCTGTTGCTCCAGACTGATGACATTTTCAGCACCCAAATCAGAAGAGAACAATGACTTCTTTGATGACCTAGAAGAGCTCCCCACATCTTCATCTTTCACTAGCTTCGCGAGGGGCAATTTTTTCGATGAAAGGATTCCTGTTGTCCCTTCTTGA
- the LOC118041067 gene encoding uncharacterized protein, producing the protein MGWQKKAKKLLGCAIFIEPFHILIFTLLSLLLPLSFLLLTRLSSYNYLLTITSDPGQQPPSSSITSLFLSINTAVLYFLVSVVSIATLIHGLTGKIALLSESTGATYRPGLCTAWIMLCALQICVGLGVQRSVSAGMFDGSGFDIQRSLLSRLIFFLGLHETMIHWSRTAVKPVVDDTIFGAARDEKWEQRVAVALSCGALWWWRLRNEVESLAFVAEAKIELLMDLAVADMVGWWLYYLTVTIGMVRLVKGLIWVGVILLCKRVRRRNSAETFELDELDKV; encoded by the coding sequence ATGGGGTGGcaaaagaaggcaaagaagCTCCTGGGCTGCGCCATCTTCATAGAACCCTTCCATATCTTGATCTTTACCCTCCTCAGCCTCTTGCTGCCTCTCTCATTCCTCCTCCTCACCCGGCTCTCTAGTTACAACTATCTGCTGACCATCACGTCTGATCCTGGACAGCAACCACCGTCTTCTTCCATCACGTCTTTATTCCTGTCAATCAATACGGCAGTTCTGTACTTTCTTGTTTCAGTTGTTAGCATAGCCACTCTTATCCATGGCTTGACAGGGAAAATAGCCCTTCTAAGTGAGTCAACCGGCGCAACTTACCGACCCGGATTGTGCACTGCATGGATTATGTTATGTGCGCTACAGATCTGTGTTGGCTTGGGCGTTCAACGGAGCGTATCTGCTGGGATGTTCGATGGTTCTGGTTTTGATAttcaaagaagtttattgagtAGACTTATATTTTTCTTGGGGTTGCATGAGACCATGATCCATTGGTCCAGGACTGCTGTTAAGCCAGTGGTTGATGACACCATTTTTGGTGCGGCTAGAGACGAGAAGTGGGAACAAAGGGTGGCTGTAGCTTTGAGCTGTGGTGCTTTGTGGTGGTGGAGGTTAAGGAATGAAGTTGAGTCTTTGGCTTTTGTGGCAGAGGCAAAGATAGAGCTGCTGATGGATTTAGCGGTGGCTGACATGGTTGGTTGGTGGCTGTATTACCTGACGGTAACCATTGGAATGGTAAGACTTGTGAAGGGTCTTATCTGGGTTGGGGTGATCTTGCTTTGTAAGAGGGTGAGAAGAAGGAATTCTGCTGAAACTTTTGAGCTGGATGAATTAGACAAGGTCTGA